The sequence CAAGGGCGTCAACCTCGGCTTCCAGCAGGCCGGTGACGCCAAGGGCTCTTATGAGAAGATGAAGGGCAAGGTGTCGGAGGAGCTCAAGCAGCACTTCCGCCCCGAGTTCCTCAACCGTGTCGACGAGGTCATCGTGTTCCCGCCGCTGAGCCAGGAGCAGATCATCTCGATGGTGGACAACATGGTCGGCGCCGTCGAGGAGCGACTGCGCGACCGCGACATGAAGATCGAGCTCACCCAGGCCGCGAAGAACACGCTCGCCGAGCGTGGCTTCGACCCGGTCCTCGGTGCCCGTCCGCTGCGCCGCACGGTCCAGCGCGACATCGAGGACGTCCTGGCCGAGAAGATGCTCTACGGCGAGGTCGGACCGGGCCAGATCGTGCTCGTCGACGTCGAGGGCGAGGGTCCGAACACGACCTTCACCTTCGAGGGGCAGCGGATGGGCGACCTGCCCGACATGCCCCCGCTGGAGACGACGGCCTCGGAGTCGGACAGCTCCGGTGAGGAGTCGGGCGGCTCCGACGAGTCCTCGGAGGGCTAGTAGCACGTGACCGGGGGGTTGGTCTGCACGGTCAGCACCGTCAAGGACACGCTGCCGCGGGTGCAGCGGTTCGTGGCGGGCAATCTCGCTGGCGGTGTGGACCACCTCTTCGTCCTGCTGGACGGGGCCGGTCCCGACGTCCGCGCCTGGTGTGACGACCACCCGCACGTCACGTGCATCCGCACCGACCAGGCCTGGTGGCAGGGGTCGCGTCCCAAGCAGCTCAACGAGCGGCAGCGGATCAACGCCAACGCGGTCCAGGCCGCGCTGCGCGAGGTCGGCTGCGCGGACTGGCTCTTCCACATCGACGGCGACGAGGTCGCCCAGATCGACCGCGACCGGCTGGCGGGCGCCCCGCCCACCACGCCGGCCGCCCGGCTGGGCGTCCTCGAGTCCGTCGCCCAGGCGCAGTGGGACGGCTGGCCGACCTGGTTCAAGCGCCCGCTGACCGAGGACGAGCTGTCCCTCGTCGCCACCCTGGGCATCATCGACGCGCCGCGCCAGGGGGCGTACTTCCACGGGCACGCCGAGGGCAAGACCGGCGTACGTCCCGGCGCCGGGGCGTGGCTGACGCTGCACGACCCGATCGACGAGGAGGCGCGCGGCGTCGACACCTGGGTCGACCCGTCGTTGCGTGTCCTCCACTACGAGTCCTACTCCGGCGAGGAGTTCGTCCGGAAGTGGATGGCCCTCATCGACGCCGGCCCGGCCCTGCGGCTGCGGCCGGGACGCCAGGGCACCCAGGGTGCGGTCCGCGCGCTGCGTGACCTCGCGCTGCCGCCGGAGGTCACCGAGCGGTACCTGCTGCGGATCTTCGAGGAGACCACCGCCGA comes from Nocardioides panacisoli and encodes:
- a CDS encoding glycosyltransferase family 2 protein, with product MTGGLVCTVSTVKDTLPRVQRFVAGNLAGGVDHLFVLLDGAGPDVRAWCDDHPHVTCIRTDQAWWQGSRPKQLNERQRINANAVQAALREVGCADWLFHIDGDEVAQIDRDRLAGAPPTTPAARLGVLESVAQAQWDGWPTWFKRPLTEDELSLVATLGIIDAPRQGAYFHGHAEGKTGVRPGAGAWLTLHDPIDEEARGVDTWVDPSLRVLHYESYSGEEFVRKWMALIDAGPALRLRPGRQGTQGAVRALRDLALPPEVTERYLLRIFEETTADDFDALQELGLLVEADPDRGTHQPAALDGATRSALDRAVVAVTAEPKSSFRPPAKRPIDRDGEPHATDRPLAKAMRRLRPR